Proteins from a genomic interval of bacterium BMS3Abin08:
- a CDS encoding putative 3'-5' exonuclease related to the exonuclease domain of PolB, whose product MSRVIFDIETVGVDFDDLDASQQEYLLRYAETEGETRKVKDSLGLSPLTGEIVAIGMLNPETLRGAVFFQAPGSAIEPFEEEGIKFETGTEREILEKFQDVIKSYSQFVTFNGRTFDCPYILVRSAVHKVKPARDLMPNRYSGPHIDLLDQLSFYGATKRYSLDMWCRALNIKSPKEEGITGLDVKGLFEEGRFVDIARYCLRDILATRELLLRWESYIKFTS is encoded by the coding sequence ATGTCAAGGGTAATTTTTGATATAGAGACCGTAGGTGTTGATTTCGATGATCTGGACGCTTCACAGCAGGAATACCTCCTCCGATATGCGGAGACAGAGGGGGAAACCCGGAAAGTCAAGGACAGTCTTGGCCTTTCTCCCCTTACGGGTGAGATTGTAGCTATCGGAATGTTAAACCCCGAGACCCTTCGCGGGGCGGTATTCTTTCAGGCCCCGGGCAGCGCAATTGAACCATTTGAGGAGGAGGGTATCAAGTTTGAAACAGGCACGGAGAGGGAGATACTCGAGAAATTCCAGGATGTAATAAAGAGTTACAGCCAGTTTGTCACATTCAATGGCAGGACCTTTGACTGTCCTTACATCCTGGTCCGCTCTGCCGTACATAAGGTAAAGCCTGCAAGGGATCTGATGCCTAACAGATACAGCGGCCCGCACATCGATCTTCTGGATCAGCTGTCCTTTTATGGCGCTACAAAAAGGTACAGTCTTGACATGTGGTGCCGTGCCTTAAACATAAAGAGCCCGAAAGAGGAGGGGATTACAGGACTGGATGTAAAGGGACTCTTCGAGGAGGGGCGGTTTGTTGATATTGCCAGGTACTGCCTGAGGGATATCCTTGCGACACGTGAACTGCTCCTCAGATGGGAGTCCTATATAAAGTTTACCTCCTGA
- a CDS encoding transmembrane exosortase, whose amino-acid sequence MRRRSKQEKKAGQRRTVDVKRFVITYLLLMGGFFFLIGFKPIQDVIDLNGLYTGVIVFLTSKILYLVNIKTSIEGSIIRLPSIALDVKFGCNGLEAVMIYSVAVIAFPASVRTKLTGIIAGFFVIQAINVIRIAGLAYSGVYYKELFKVIHIYVAQGVMIAVALGMFLIYLNYAEKSGKNLA is encoded by the coding sequence ATGAGAAGGCGGTCAAAGCAGGAGAAGAAGGCAGGGCAGAGGCGGACTGTCGACGTAAAACGCTTTGTCATTACCTATCTTCTCCTGATGGGAGGGTTCTTTTTTTTAATAGGCTTCAAGCCCATACAGGACGTTATAGACCTCAACGGGCTCTATACCGGGGTTATCGTTTTCCTTACATCAAAGATACTCTATCTTGTAAATATCAAAACCAGCATTGAAGGTTCAATTATCCGGTTACCCTCTATAGCCCTTGATGTCAAGTTCGGCTGTAACGGACTTGAAGCCGTGATGATATATTCAGTGGCGGTGATAGCCTTTCCTGCATCGGTGAGAACGAAACTGACGGGAATAATAGCCGGCTTCTTTGTTATACAGGCAATCAATGTCATACGTATAGCAGGTCTGGCCTATTCGGGCGTGTATTACAAGGAGCTGTTTAAAGTAATACATATCTATGTTGCCCAGGGGGTAATGATTGCAGTTGCACTTGGTATGTTTTTAATCTATCTCAACTATGCGGAAAAAAGCGGAAAAAACCTCGCTTAA